In Daphnia pulex isolate KAP4 chromosome 7, ASM2113471v1, one genomic interval encodes:
- the LOC124198697 gene encoding protein phosphatase 1 regulatory subunit 12A-like isoform X16: MESRTNSALFKRAEQLRRWEESETNKEPASARVVSRRIQFSDGCVFLSACAAGDKEEVLKLIRQGADIDTPNVDGLTALHQACIDDNLDMVEFLVEHGADINRGDHEGWTPLHATASCGFLSIARYLIENKSDVAAVNNDGELPIDIAETEAMEELLERETQLRGIDCDAARSQEERQMLADTSRWLEGDPASARLLQPHPRTGATPLHVASAKGYIRVMSMLVQGGGELNIQDIDGWTPLHAAAHWGQREACQLLCENMADMEVRNYVGQTCFDVADPDIIRLLEECKKRQAIILRERPEVYNNRGNARNQSPPKRRSSVTRTPQTEKAAIQASSKITDKVPGAVIMVDEEKENSSGELSSPVAPLAVQESFDERAKPATTPATTTTSVPTSTKDNSPRVTSSSGPPSRPPPPPATDVDNLPSSPSQQSGQMIETEEDVPSWRRPGSFRSRQAANAANGSGTLNHTPVKSEREGLNRSISQPLTPVAAVTSSSSATPQSSSTTSSNLASTASSISSSTSALSTDTEVTLRRAHSFESDERRLGTECPVEQTTTATLVLSQPNVPSSANQPIRRSFVPPVRDEESETQRKAHAKRVRETRRSTQGVTLEEVKTAEQLAKKKQAETFSLEDSRSKNNGGGGVNASSTITSITADTVITIPLRRSKAQEEEMKETTKENAAAATPATIQRRRRPKRRSTGVVQIDMEDFDPSGKDNTSSSQTGDSEPHSDDSESLSDRGSSSRQVSRPSSLGSSISDVRDEAPAANTQPSTPITTQQQQPTMAAAAAAVASGAMTPNGDIDYKKLWEESQVENERLRDRLRSTHEELAKCKDQLDNAFQVSNARNAMTEAEKRERRALERKLSEMEEELKQLQKLKAENEKLKAENRALTRVVSKLTANAALASTSSSSSSNSSSPYYSPSANSANSSSSSYIGGK, translated from the exons ATGGAGTCAAGAACAAATTCAGCCCTGTTTAAGAGGGCTGAACAACTGAGAAGGTGGGAGGAATCAGAGACAAACAAGGAACCTGCCTCAGCTCGTGTGGTTTCAAGGAGAATCCAATTCTCAGATGGATGTGTATTTCTCTCCGCTTGTGCTGCCGGTGACAAAGAAGAAGTACTCAAACTCATACGGCAAGGAGCTGACATAGACACCCCCAATGTTGATGGTTTAACTGCGCTGCATCAG GCCTGCATCGATGACAATTTGGATATGGTGGAGTTTTTGGTGGAGCATGGAGCTGACATCAATCGTGGAGATCATGAAGGCTGGACTCCTCTGCACGCCACAGCCTCTTGTGGATTTTTATCAATTGCCAG GTACCTGATTGAGAACAAGTCAGATGTTGCTGCTGTAAACAATGACGGTGAACTCCCTATTGATATTGCTGAAACAGAAGCCATGGAAGAGTTGCTTGAACGAGAAACACAGTTGCGAg GCATTGACTGCGATGCTGCTAGGAGCCAAGAGGAACGACAAATGCTTGCTGACACTAGTCGGTGGCTGGAAGGAGACCCGGCATCAGCTCGACTGCTCCAGCCGCACCCTAGAACCGGCGCTACTCCGCTCCATGTCGCTTCAGCCAAAGGTTACATCCGCGTGATGAGCATGCTCGTTCAGGGCGGAGGCGAGCTGAACATTCAAGACATTGACGGCTGGACACCATTACATGCGGCTGCCCATTGGGGACAGCGTGAAGCATGTCAACTCTTGTGCGAAAACATGGCGGACATGGAGGTCCGCAATTACGTG GGTCAGACTTGCTTTGATGTGGCCGATCCTGACATCATCCGGTTACTGGAAGAATGCAAGAAGCGTCAGGCCATCATTTTACGAGAGCGGCCAGAAGTGTACAATAATCGAGGCAACGCAAGGAACCAGTCACCACCCAAGAGACG ATCGTCGGTCACCCGTACCCCGCAAACGGAGAAAGCTGCCATCCAGGCTTCGTCCAAAATCACGGATAAGGTTCCCGGTGCCGTCATCATGGTCgacgaggaaaaagagaacagCAGTGGCGAACTATCCTCGCCCGTGGCCCCTCTTGCCGTCCAGGAGTCCTTTGATGAACGAGCCAAACCTGCCACAACCCCTGCCACAACCACCACATCCGTCCCGACTTCAACGAAAGATAATTCTCCTAGAGTG acttcGTCAAGCGGACCCCCTTCACGTCCACCACCTCCACCGGCCACTGATGTGGACAACCTGCCTTCGTCTCCATCACAGCAATCGGGTCAAATGATTGAAACCGAGGAGGATGTTCCTTCTTGGAGAAGACCTGGTTCTTTCCGGTCGAGGCAAGCTG CCAATGCTGCCAACGGCAGTGGAACATTGAACCACACTCCGGTCAAATCGGAGCGAGAAGGATTGAACCGGTCCATCTCTCAGCCTTTAACCCCTGTAGCGGCCGTCACGTCTTCTTCCTCCGCCACCCCTCAATCTTCTTCTACCACTTCGTCCAACCTCGCCTCAACCGCCTCATCCATCTCCTCGTCCACCTCCGCCTTGTCTACCGATACGGAAGTCACACTACGGAGAGCCCATAGTTTCGAGTCCGACGAACG TCGGTTGGGAACAGAATGCCCCGTCGAGCAGACGACAACGGCCACTTTGGTCCTATCGCAGCCCAACGTGCCGAGTTCGGCCAATCAGCCCATACGCAG GTCATTTGTTCCTCCAGTACGCGACGAAGAGTCAGAGACGCAGCGAAAGGCACACGCCAAGCGGGTCCGTGAAACCAGGCGTTCCACGCAGGGCGTCACGCTGGAAGAGGTCAAAACGGCCGAACAGCTAGCCAAGAAGAAACAGGCCGAAACC TTCTCATTGGAAGATTCACGGAGTAAGAACAACGGAGGAGGCGGTGTGAATGCCTCATCGACCATCACATCAATAACGGCCGACACTGTCATCACGATCCCGCTGCGTCGCTCCAAAGCCCAGGAAGAag aaatgaAGGAGACGACAAAGGAGAATGCGGCAGCTGCTACCCCAGCAACGATCCAGCGGAGGCGCCGGCCCAAACGGCGATCGACGGGTGTCGTTCAGATCGACATGGAG GATTTCGACCCTTCCGGCAAAGACAACACCTCCTCATCACAGACGGGCGACAGCGAACCTCATTCGGATGATTCAGAG TCGTTGTCGGATCGAGGGAGCAGTTCACGTCAAGTCTCCCGACCGTCTTCACTCGGCTCGTCCATCAGCGATGTGCGCGACGAAGCGCCGGCCGCCAACACTCAACCGTCGACGCCCATCACgacccagcaacaacagcccaCCATGGCAGCGGCAGCGGCCGCCGTCGCTTCCGGCGCCATGACTCCCAACGGCGACATTGAttacaaaaaa TTATGGGAGGAGAGCCAAGTGGAGAACGAACGGCTGCGCGATCGATTGCGGTCCACGCACGAAGAGTTGGCCAAATGCAAGGATCAGCTGGACAACGCCTTTCAAGTG AGTAATGCACGCAACGCCATGACGGAGGCGGAGAAACGCGAACGCCGAGCCCTCGAGCGGAAGCTCTCcgagatggaagaagagctCAAA caattgCAAAAATTGAAGGCCGAAAATGAGAAGCTGAAGGCGGAGAATCGGGCCCTGACGCGGGTCGTTTCCAAATTGACGGCCAACGCCGCTCTGGcatccacttcttcttcttcctcctctaaCTCCTCCTCCCCTTATTACTCGCCCTCCGCCAATTCTGCCaattcgtcttcttcgtcgtaCATCGGCGGCAAATAG
- the LOC124198697 gene encoding protein phosphatase 1 regulatory subunit 12A-like isoform X1 has product MESRTNSALFKRAEQLRRWEESETNKEPASARVVSRRIQFSDGCVFLSACAAGDKEEVLKLIRQGADIDTPNVDGLTALHQACIDDNLDMVEFLVEHGADINRGDHEGWTPLHATASCGFLSIARYLIENKSDVAAVNNDGELPIDIAETEAMEELLERETQLRGIDCDAARSQEERQMLADTSRWLEGDPASARLLQPHPRTGATPLHVASAKGYIRVMSMLVQGGGELNIQDIDGWTPLHAAAHWGQREACQLLCENMADMEVRNYVGQTCFDVADPDIIRLLEECKKRQAIILRERPEVYNNRGNARNQSPPKRRSSVTRTPQTEKAAIQASSKITDKVPGAVIMVDEEKENSSGELSSPVAPLAVQESFDERAKPATTPATTTTSVPTSTKDNSPRVTSSSGPPSRPPPPPATDVDNLPSSPSQQSGQMIETEEDVPSWRRPGSFRSRQAANAANGSGTLNHTPVKSEREGLNRSISQPLTPVAAVTSSSSATPQSSSTTSSNLASTASSISSSTSALSTDTEVTLRRAHSFESDERFYSRLLELRRRIKANSLPLLAASSLTPIVSGGSNSVGEDVNGGGPTSTNTIHSTNNRSRVEQTLQPDDDLEPVVLRVKSRLGTECPVEQTTTATLVLSQPNVPSSANQPIRSPSANTVVTTTATSSLTNVKLSPGTIIKNFFKSFVPPVRDEESETQRKAHAKRVRETRRSTQGVTLEEVKTAEQLAKKKQAETTSIPASVTPDATESTDSKSELERRPSWRLCINDNNKNKFSLEDSRSKNNGGGGVNASSTITSITADTVITIPLRRSKAQEEEMKETTKENAAAATPATIQRRRRPKRRSTGVVQIDMEDFDPSGKDNTSSSQTGDSEPHSDDSESLSDRGSSSRQVSRPSSLGSSISDVRDEAPAANTQPSTPITTQQQQPTMAAAAAAVASGAMTPNGDIDYKKLWEESQVENERLRDRLRSTHEELAKCKDQLDNAFQVSNARNAMTEAEKRERRALERKLSEMEEELKQLQKLKAENEKLKAENRALTRVVSKLTANAALASTSSSSSSNSSSPYYSPSANSANSSSSSYIGGK; this is encoded by the exons ATGGAGTCAAGAACAAATTCAGCCCTGTTTAAGAGGGCTGAACAACTGAGAAGGTGGGAGGAATCAGAGACAAACAAGGAACCTGCCTCAGCTCGTGTGGTTTCAAGGAGAATCCAATTCTCAGATGGATGTGTATTTCTCTCCGCTTGTGCTGCCGGTGACAAAGAAGAAGTACTCAAACTCATACGGCAAGGAGCTGACATAGACACCCCCAATGTTGATGGTTTAACTGCGCTGCATCAG GCCTGCATCGATGACAATTTGGATATGGTGGAGTTTTTGGTGGAGCATGGAGCTGACATCAATCGTGGAGATCATGAAGGCTGGACTCCTCTGCACGCCACAGCCTCTTGTGGATTTTTATCAATTGCCAG GTACCTGATTGAGAACAAGTCAGATGTTGCTGCTGTAAACAATGACGGTGAACTCCCTATTGATATTGCTGAAACAGAAGCCATGGAAGAGTTGCTTGAACGAGAAACACAGTTGCGAg GCATTGACTGCGATGCTGCTAGGAGCCAAGAGGAACGACAAATGCTTGCTGACACTAGTCGGTGGCTGGAAGGAGACCCGGCATCAGCTCGACTGCTCCAGCCGCACCCTAGAACCGGCGCTACTCCGCTCCATGTCGCTTCAGCCAAAGGTTACATCCGCGTGATGAGCATGCTCGTTCAGGGCGGAGGCGAGCTGAACATTCAAGACATTGACGGCTGGACACCATTACATGCGGCTGCCCATTGGGGACAGCGTGAAGCATGTCAACTCTTGTGCGAAAACATGGCGGACATGGAGGTCCGCAATTACGTG GGTCAGACTTGCTTTGATGTGGCCGATCCTGACATCATCCGGTTACTGGAAGAATGCAAGAAGCGTCAGGCCATCATTTTACGAGAGCGGCCAGAAGTGTACAATAATCGAGGCAACGCAAGGAACCAGTCACCACCCAAGAGACG ATCGTCGGTCACCCGTACCCCGCAAACGGAGAAAGCTGCCATCCAGGCTTCGTCCAAAATCACGGATAAGGTTCCCGGTGCCGTCATCATGGTCgacgaggaaaaagagaacagCAGTGGCGAACTATCCTCGCCCGTGGCCCCTCTTGCCGTCCAGGAGTCCTTTGATGAACGAGCCAAACCTGCCACAACCCCTGCCACAACCACCACATCCGTCCCGACTTCAACGAAAGATAATTCTCCTAGAGTG acttcGTCAAGCGGACCCCCTTCACGTCCACCACCTCCACCGGCCACTGATGTGGACAACCTGCCTTCGTCTCCATCACAGCAATCGGGTCAAATGATTGAAACCGAGGAGGATGTTCCTTCTTGGAGAAGACCTGGTTCTTTCCGGTCGAGGCAAGCTG CCAATGCTGCCAACGGCAGTGGAACATTGAACCACACTCCGGTCAAATCGGAGCGAGAAGGATTGAACCGGTCCATCTCTCAGCCTTTAACCCCTGTAGCGGCCGTCACGTCTTCTTCCTCCGCCACCCCTCAATCTTCTTCTACCACTTCGTCCAACCTCGCCTCAACCGCCTCATCCATCTCCTCGTCCACCTCCGCCTTGTCTACCGATACGGAAGTCACACTACGGAGAGCCCATAGTTTCGAGTCCGACGAACG ATTTTATTCGCGGCTGCTGGAACTGCGGCGACGGATCAAGGCCAATTCCTTGCCATTGCTGGCAGCCTCGTCGCTCACTCCGATCGTGAGCGGCGGCAGCAACAGCGTTGGGGAGGATGTCAATGGTGGAGGCCCCACTAGTACTAACACTATTCATTCAACCAATAACCGAAGCCGAGTCGAACAAACCCTACAACCTGACGACGACCTTGAACCAGTCGTTCTACGGGTGAAAAG TCGGTTGGGAACAGAATGCCCCGTCGAGCAGACGACAACGGCCACTTTGGTCCTATCGCAGCCCAACGTGCCGAGTTCGGCCAATCAGCCCATACGCAG CCCGTCGGCCAACACGGTTGTGACCACTACAGCGACCTCATCGCTCACCAACGTCAAACTAAGTCCCGGAACAATTATCAAGAATTTCTTCAA GTCATTTGTTCCTCCAGTACGCGACGAAGAGTCAGAGACGCAGCGAAAGGCACACGCCAAGCGGGTCCGTGAAACCAGGCGTTCCACGCAGGGCGTCACGCTGGAAGAGGTCAAAACGGCCGAACAGCTAGCCAAGAAGAAACAGGCCGAAACC ACATCAATACCTGCGTCGGTCACCCCCGATGCTACCGAATCTACCGATTCGAAATCCGAACTGGAACGGCGGCCATCCTGGAGATTGTGCATCAACGATAACAATAAGAACAAG TTCTCATTGGAAGATTCACGGAGTAAGAACAACGGAGGAGGCGGTGTGAATGCCTCATCGACCATCACATCAATAACGGCCGACACTGTCATCACGATCCCGCTGCGTCGCTCCAAAGCCCAGGAAGAag aaatgaAGGAGACGACAAAGGAGAATGCGGCAGCTGCTACCCCAGCAACGATCCAGCGGAGGCGCCGGCCCAAACGGCGATCGACGGGTGTCGTTCAGATCGACATGGAG GATTTCGACCCTTCCGGCAAAGACAACACCTCCTCATCACAGACGGGCGACAGCGAACCTCATTCGGATGATTCAGAG TCGTTGTCGGATCGAGGGAGCAGTTCACGTCAAGTCTCCCGACCGTCTTCACTCGGCTCGTCCATCAGCGATGTGCGCGACGAAGCGCCGGCCGCCAACACTCAACCGTCGACGCCCATCACgacccagcaacaacagcccaCCATGGCAGCGGCAGCGGCCGCCGTCGCTTCCGGCGCCATGACTCCCAACGGCGACATTGAttacaaaaaa TTATGGGAGGAGAGCCAAGTGGAGAACGAACGGCTGCGCGATCGATTGCGGTCCACGCACGAAGAGTTGGCCAAATGCAAGGATCAGCTGGACAACGCCTTTCAAGTG AGTAATGCACGCAACGCCATGACGGAGGCGGAGAAACGCGAACGCCGAGCCCTCGAGCGGAAGCTCTCcgagatggaagaagagctCAAA caattgCAAAAATTGAAGGCCGAAAATGAGAAGCTGAAGGCGGAGAATCGGGCCCTGACGCGGGTCGTTTCCAAATTGACGGCCAACGCCGCTCTGGcatccacttcttcttcttcctcctctaaCTCCTCCTCCCCTTATTACTCGCCCTCCGCCAATTCTGCCaattcgtcttcttcgtcgtaCATCGGCGGCAAATAG
- the LOC124198697 gene encoding protein phosphatase 1 regulatory subunit 12A-like isoform X12: MESRTNSALFKRAEQLRRWEESETNKEPASARVVSRRIQFSDGCVFLSACAAGDKEEVLKLIRQGADIDTPNVDGLTALHQACIDDNLDMVEFLVEHGADINRGDHEGWTPLHATASCGFLSIARYLIENKSDVAAVNNDGELPIDIAETEAMEELLERETQLRGIDCDAARSQEERQMLADTSRWLEGDPASARLLQPHPRTGATPLHVASAKGYIRVMSMLVQGGGELNIQDIDGWTPLHAAAHWGQREACQLLCENMADMEVRNYVGQTCFDVADPDIIRLLEECKKRQAIILRERPEVYNNRGNARNQSPPKRRSSVTRTPQTEKAAIQASSKITDKVPGAVIMVDEEKENSSGELSSPVAPLAVQESFDERAKPATTPATTTTSVPTSTKDNSPRVTSSSGPPSRPPPPPATDVDNLPSSPSQQSGQMIETEEDVPSWRRPGSFRSRQAANAANGSGTLNHTPVKSEREGLNRSISQPLTPVAAVTSSSSATPQSSSTTSSNLASTASSISSSTSALSTDTEVTLRRAHSFESDERFYSRLLELRRRIKANSLPLLAASSLTPIVSGGSNSVGEDVNGGGPTSTNTIHSTNNRSRVEQTLQPDDDLEPVVLRVKSRLGTECPVEQTTTATLVLSQPNVPSSANQPIRRSFVPPVRDEESETQRKAHAKRVRETRRSTQGVTLEEVKTAEQLAKKKQAETTSIPASVTPDATESTDSKSELERRPSWRLCINDNNKNKDFDPSGKDNTSSSQTGDSEPHSDDSESLSDRGSSSRQVSRPSSLGSSISDVRDEAPAANTQPSTPITTQQQQPTMAAAAAAVASGAMTPNGDIDYKKLWEESQVENERLRDRLRSTHEELAKCKDQLDNAFQVSNARNAMTEAEKRERRALERKLSEMEEELKQLQKLKAENEKLKAENRALTRVVSKLTANAALASTSSSSSSNSSSPYYSPSANSANSSSSSYIGGK, from the exons ATGGAGTCAAGAACAAATTCAGCCCTGTTTAAGAGGGCTGAACAACTGAGAAGGTGGGAGGAATCAGAGACAAACAAGGAACCTGCCTCAGCTCGTGTGGTTTCAAGGAGAATCCAATTCTCAGATGGATGTGTATTTCTCTCCGCTTGTGCTGCCGGTGACAAAGAAGAAGTACTCAAACTCATACGGCAAGGAGCTGACATAGACACCCCCAATGTTGATGGTTTAACTGCGCTGCATCAG GCCTGCATCGATGACAATTTGGATATGGTGGAGTTTTTGGTGGAGCATGGAGCTGACATCAATCGTGGAGATCATGAAGGCTGGACTCCTCTGCACGCCACAGCCTCTTGTGGATTTTTATCAATTGCCAG GTACCTGATTGAGAACAAGTCAGATGTTGCTGCTGTAAACAATGACGGTGAACTCCCTATTGATATTGCTGAAACAGAAGCCATGGAAGAGTTGCTTGAACGAGAAACACAGTTGCGAg GCATTGACTGCGATGCTGCTAGGAGCCAAGAGGAACGACAAATGCTTGCTGACACTAGTCGGTGGCTGGAAGGAGACCCGGCATCAGCTCGACTGCTCCAGCCGCACCCTAGAACCGGCGCTACTCCGCTCCATGTCGCTTCAGCCAAAGGTTACATCCGCGTGATGAGCATGCTCGTTCAGGGCGGAGGCGAGCTGAACATTCAAGACATTGACGGCTGGACACCATTACATGCGGCTGCCCATTGGGGACAGCGTGAAGCATGTCAACTCTTGTGCGAAAACATGGCGGACATGGAGGTCCGCAATTACGTG GGTCAGACTTGCTTTGATGTGGCCGATCCTGACATCATCCGGTTACTGGAAGAATGCAAGAAGCGTCAGGCCATCATTTTACGAGAGCGGCCAGAAGTGTACAATAATCGAGGCAACGCAAGGAACCAGTCACCACCCAAGAGACG ATCGTCGGTCACCCGTACCCCGCAAACGGAGAAAGCTGCCATCCAGGCTTCGTCCAAAATCACGGATAAGGTTCCCGGTGCCGTCATCATGGTCgacgaggaaaaagagaacagCAGTGGCGAACTATCCTCGCCCGTGGCCCCTCTTGCCGTCCAGGAGTCCTTTGATGAACGAGCCAAACCTGCCACAACCCCTGCCACAACCACCACATCCGTCCCGACTTCAACGAAAGATAATTCTCCTAGAGTG acttcGTCAAGCGGACCCCCTTCACGTCCACCACCTCCACCGGCCACTGATGTGGACAACCTGCCTTCGTCTCCATCACAGCAATCGGGTCAAATGATTGAAACCGAGGAGGATGTTCCTTCTTGGAGAAGACCTGGTTCTTTCCGGTCGAGGCAAGCTG CCAATGCTGCCAACGGCAGTGGAACATTGAACCACACTCCGGTCAAATCGGAGCGAGAAGGATTGAACCGGTCCATCTCTCAGCCTTTAACCCCTGTAGCGGCCGTCACGTCTTCTTCCTCCGCCACCCCTCAATCTTCTTCTACCACTTCGTCCAACCTCGCCTCAACCGCCTCATCCATCTCCTCGTCCACCTCCGCCTTGTCTACCGATACGGAAGTCACACTACGGAGAGCCCATAGTTTCGAGTCCGACGAACG ATTTTATTCGCGGCTGCTGGAACTGCGGCGACGGATCAAGGCCAATTCCTTGCCATTGCTGGCAGCCTCGTCGCTCACTCCGATCGTGAGCGGCGGCAGCAACAGCGTTGGGGAGGATGTCAATGGTGGAGGCCCCACTAGTACTAACACTATTCATTCAACCAATAACCGAAGCCGAGTCGAACAAACCCTACAACCTGACGACGACCTTGAACCAGTCGTTCTACGGGTGAAAAG TCGGTTGGGAACAGAATGCCCCGTCGAGCAGACGACAACGGCCACTTTGGTCCTATCGCAGCCCAACGTGCCGAGTTCGGCCAATCAGCCCATACGCAG GTCATTTGTTCCTCCAGTACGCGACGAAGAGTCAGAGACGCAGCGAAAGGCACACGCCAAGCGGGTCCGTGAAACCAGGCGTTCCACGCAGGGCGTCACGCTGGAAGAGGTCAAAACGGCCGAACAGCTAGCCAAGAAGAAACAGGCCGAAACC ACATCAATACCTGCGTCGGTCACCCCCGATGCTACCGAATCTACCGATTCGAAATCCGAACTGGAACGGCGGCCATCCTGGAGATTGTGCATCAACGATAACAATAAGAACAAG GATTTCGACCCTTCCGGCAAAGACAACACCTCCTCATCACAGACGGGCGACAGCGAACCTCATTCGGATGATTCAGAG TCGTTGTCGGATCGAGGGAGCAGTTCACGTCAAGTCTCCCGACCGTCTTCACTCGGCTCGTCCATCAGCGATGTGCGCGACGAAGCGCCGGCCGCCAACACTCAACCGTCGACGCCCATCACgacccagcaacaacagcccaCCATGGCAGCGGCAGCGGCCGCCGTCGCTTCCGGCGCCATGACTCCCAACGGCGACATTGAttacaaaaaa TTATGGGAGGAGAGCCAAGTGGAGAACGAACGGCTGCGCGATCGATTGCGGTCCACGCACGAAGAGTTGGCCAAATGCAAGGATCAGCTGGACAACGCCTTTCAAGTG AGTAATGCACGCAACGCCATGACGGAGGCGGAGAAACGCGAACGCCGAGCCCTCGAGCGGAAGCTCTCcgagatggaagaagagctCAAA caattgCAAAAATTGAAGGCCGAAAATGAGAAGCTGAAGGCGGAGAATCGGGCCCTGACGCGGGTCGTTTCCAAATTGACGGCCAACGCCGCTCTGGcatccacttcttcttcttcctcctctaaCTCCTCCTCCCCTTATTACTCGCCCTCCGCCAATTCTGCCaattcgtcttcttcgtcgtaCATCGGCGGCAAATAG